The following proteins come from a genomic window of Egibacteraceae bacterium:
- a CDS encoding universal stress protein, with protein sequence MVGVDDSPGAQRALEWALAEAAVHQWTVRLVHAIPPIQSLYPYGMGEMVWLDDINEGAEKAARELLDAALAQAGGAPAGVAVEYVTRFAPAANLLVEESRGKALLVVGSRGRGGFTGLLLGSVSQQVAHHADCPVVVIPAER encoded by the coding sequence GTGGTTGGCGTTGATGACTCACCCGGTGCGCAGCGGGCACTGGAATGGGCGCTCGCCGAGGCGGCGGTGCACCAGTGGACAGTGCGGCTGGTGCACGCCATCCCGCCGATCCAGAGCTTGTACCCGTACGGCATGGGGGAGATGGTCTGGCTGGACGACATCAACGAAGGGGCCGAGAAGGCCGCGCGAGAGCTGCTGGACGCAGCACTGGCCCAGGCGGGCGGGGCGCCCGCAGGCGTGGCCGTCGAGTACGTGACCAGATTCGCGCCCGCTGCCAACCTGCTCGTCGAAGAATCCCGGGGCAAGGCCCTGCTGGTCGTGGGTTCTCGTGGTCGCGGCGGGTTCACCGGCCTGTTGCTGGGGTCGGTGAGCCAGCAGGTCGCGCACCACGCCGACTGTCCGGTCGTGGTGATCCCCGCGGAGCGGTGA